The nucleotide window TTTTTTTTGTGAAGTAAGTCGCTAATATGTAATACGCAACTTGGTGACTTCGTTTTTACAAAGGTGCAAATCTTTAACAGGCATATACCTATGATTTGCTGTTTTTAAATAGGTTTAACCACAATATACTCCCTTAGGTTCGACTTCAGAATACGTTCCAACTCGGCCATATTCTCTTGTCGGGTTTCCGAAAAGAGGAAGGCAAACACGGGATACTCGTGGAAGTTTATCTTTCGGAGCTCCAACGGTTTTTCGAAGTGGGAGAGGAGCTTGTCGTAGTCGAACTTCACAATATCCTCGGCTTTGTAGCCCGAGTTATTGTCGAGGATAGAGATACTGTAAACCTTTCCGGCTTTATCCTTAAGTATTTCGCTCCAGTTTGGGGCTGTTTGCTCAAAGAGGCACTCGTACTCATTAATGCCATAAGCCAGCCAAGCCATATCGCCGGTAGAGCACCAACCGCCAAAGCGCATTGGGTTTACCTCAATAGGGTAAATAGTGCCAGTTTTATCAATTCTAATCTCGATATGGGCTGGGAAGTTACGCAGCTCGGCAAGGCGCGAAACTTCCGAAAGGAAGGCTTCAACGTTGGCCAGATTCTTCTCAATAATATCCTTCGAGGTAAGGTAAACACGATCGCTCACATCCTTTCCCGAACCAAAAATATGCTCCATAATGTTGAGAACAGTGGCCTTTCCGGTGCTGTTAAAGTAACAATCAACGGCGTATTCGTCGCCTTCAATGCAATCTTCAATAATGAAGTTTGTAGCATTCATTACCTCTTTAGGGTATAGGTCTTTAACTTGTTCTATCTCGTCGACAATGGTGGTGCGAAGGGCCTCCCACTCTTTGTCGGTGTCCACCTTGTGCACTCCCATGCTGAAGAAACCTATGGCAGGCTTGATGATAAAGGGTTTCGGAATATCAACCGACGAAAGCGTGGCCAATTCGGTAATGGGAACGCTCTTGAAGTAGAAGTTTGGGAAGATAGGCTTTACCAGTTCGCGGAACGCAACCTTATCTTTAAATAGCTTTATTGTTTTTGGAAGCCTCGAGAATGGAAGGTTCTTCTCCACCCAGCTAATTGCGTTTTCGGAGTTGCTATACACAAGCTCGTCGCCGTTTTCCTGAACCAGCTTAATGGCTTCGGTTTCGCTAATAAACTTTACCTGCTTGTTGGTAATAAGTAGTTCGCTATTAGCCGTTTTTACAACCGGATATTGGTTCTTTGCAAGGGTTAATTGTAAAAATTCGGAAACGAATGGTTTATCTAATAGAATCATTGAGGTGCTATATTTAGTGTGAATGTTTAATGTGCGCATCAAAGCTAGCATTTTTTTGCAACGATAGGGTCGGTTTATTCGTGCTTCTTTCACTGTTGGTTATGCCTAATGTTTTTTCTATCGCTAACGTTTGCAATATAGGTTTTGCATAAAAAAAGCATACATTTGTGTCCGACTTTGCCTCCGCCATACCAATGGTATTTGCATCATCTCGGGTGTTCTTATTCGAATTTTTGTGGCGCTGGGGTCAAGGATAGTCAATCACCATAACCTATCGTAAATGAAGAAGTCGAACAAACTTTTTAGCGGGAAAACCCTTGCAATTCTTACCGGTGGTGGTGATACCCCAGCCATTAACTCGAGCATTGAAGCCATTCGGAACCGTGCCTCCTTTTTGGGTTATAAAGTTTATGGCATTAGGCACGGATGGAAAGGCTTACTGGCCGATGGTGATGTGCTCGATTTAACGTGTCAACCCTACGATGGCTTTTATGGCGGAACTGCGCTGCGGTCGAGCCGAACCAACCCGTTTCCATCGATTAAAAACCCGGATAATAGGGTTCCTCAGATACTAAAGAACTTAGAGCGCTATAAAATTGATGTGCTCGTAACCATTGGTGGCGACGATACCAACGGTGCGGCAAGGCTCCTTCACGAAACAGAAGGCTTCCCGGTAATTGGTTTTCCCAAAACCATCGATAATGACCTTCGAACGCGAACCCTCCACCACTTCAACGGCAAAGCAATTGAGGCGGTAGTCTGCCCGGGATTTCCATCGGCAGCTAAGGGCGTAATGGAGTATGCCGCTCGCATACGCACTACGGCCGAGTCGCACTCTCGAATCATTGTTTTAGAAGTGATGGGGCGCGATGCCGGTTGGTTAAATGCAAGTGCTTCCTTTGGAGGTGCCGAGATGGCGCTGGTGCCCGAATTTGAAATTACCAAGGAGCGAAAGCTCGTGTTTCTGGAAACCGTTAGGGAAAACTACTTGCGTTCACCCAAAAAGTCACTGGTTATTGCCGTGTCGGAAGGGGTTCGCTGGTACGACGACGCCACTGGGAAGGTCGATGTAATGT belongs to Williamwhitmania taraxaci and includes:
- a CDS encoding 6-phosphofructokinase, with the translated sequence MKKSNKLFSGKTLAILTGGGDTPAINSSIEAIRNRASFLGYKVYGIRHGWKGLLADGDVLDLTCQPYDGFYGGTALRSSRTNPFPSIKNPDNRVPQILKNLERYKIDVLVTIGGDDTNGAARLLHETEGFPVIGFPKTIDNDLRTRTLHHFNGKAIEAVVCPGFPSAAKGVMEYAARIRTTAESHSRIIVLEVMGRDAGWLNASASFGGAEMALVPEFEITKERKLVFLETVRENYLRSPKKSLVIAVSEGVRWYDDATGKVDVMYASKEVDEYGHARLGGIGAIIASEISNKLGIEARAETCGYYARSGECRLYDRRLTTTLADKVVDLLLREDYGQMPVLSHMVNFQELEEFNTTSIDMGQVGNHPMPKEYYNIDKFEVSEAYHHYLSYILGKPEFLKFEYDFPVVIP
- a CDS encoding ATP-grasp domain-containing protein is translated as MRTLNIHTKYSTSMILLDKPFVSEFLQLTLAKNQYPVVKTANSELLITNKQVKFISETEAIKLVQENGDELVYSNSENAISWVEKNLPFSRLPKTIKLFKDKVAFRELVKPIFPNFYFKSVPITELATLSSVDIPKPFIIKPAIGFFSMGVHKVDTDKEWEALRTTIVDEIEQVKDLYPKEVMNATNFIIEDCIEGDEYAVDCYFNSTGKATVLNIMEHIFGSGKDVSDRVYLTSKDIIEKNLANVEAFLSEVSRLAELRNFPAHIEIRIDKTGTIYPIEVNPMRFGGWCSTGDMAWLAYGINEYECLFEQTAPNWSEILKDKAGKVYSISILDNNSGYKAEDIVKFDYDKLLSHFEKPLELRKINFHEYPVFAFLFSETRQENMAELERILKSNLREYIVVKPI